DNA sequence from the Mauremys mutica isolate MM-2020 ecotype Southern chromosome 9, ASM2049712v1, whole genome shotgun sequence genome:
CTTGGGCGGGTGACCCGCCAAAGGGACAAAATGGCCGAGAGGCCGAGTGCGTCCTGTGCCCAGGGGGCTCGCGGCCGGAGGCCTGGCAGGCGAGCCCCGGAAGCACGGCCGTGTGCTGGCGGGCGCGACCCGAGTTTCTCTTCAGCAGGACGTGCCTTGCGCAGACTCCGCGGCCAGGGGCGCACAGGCCAGCGCCCTCCCCGCCCCACTCTTCCCCAGCGTCTCCTGCACGTGGTGGCAGTGGAGAGCTTCAGCGGGCTTCGCCCTGAAGCCGCTGAGTCAATCGTTGGCGAAGCACGGAGCTCGGCTAGGGCATCTGCCCCCTCCGGCCCAGCACCTGTCCCGGCGCTGCCCAGGGCGTAGCCACCTGTCTGCCGGCAGTCGCTGCCGCAGAGCATCTCAGGGGCTGGTAGTTCGGGTGCCCGAGCAGCCAGCGTGGCCATAGCCTTCTCTCTCCTCTGCATTGGTGTTTCCGTGTAAGGGATGGGGGTATTTAGATGACGTTAACGTGGGCGCGGTCCCACTCCAGCCACCCTGGAGACGGGATTGGAACTCAAGCCTCCACGCTCCAGTTCCTGTGCTCACTACTGGAGGCACTGATGCTGCCAGTAGAGCCCATGTTGTCTTGCTATTAATGGTTGAGTGTGACCGCTTTTGACAAACTGTCAATAGCCAGAAGCTATTGATGGTGCCTAAACGCACATAGTGCTTGCGGGAAGAGGGATAGCCTATGGGAAGGGCCAGCTGCATTTGCTAAAGCCTGAGTCAAGGGGATGCCAGAATGGAGCTGCATCTGAGCTCTTGCTGTGTTTACAAATATTAGGGGAATGCTGTCTCAAACTTTATGCTGCTTGTAAACACGATATAACTTTTCATAGTTTACTAGGCTTGTCAAGAATGGTTGAGGCTTAGAATGTGTTTTTCCCAAAAACTGGAATAGCATAATTGCTCAGACAAGAATACTGTAGACTTTTGCATTATACAGTTAGCCCCTTTCATCACTGGTAGATCAAAATACAGTAACTTCTCGCTTAGCATTGTAGTTATGATCCTGATAAATGCTAcgttaagtgaaacgatgttaagtgaatccaattccccataagaattaatgtaaatagggagaGTTAAGGTTGCAGGGGGGGAAGTTTCAGCAGACAAAAgattatattttatatacacatacatgtatacagtataagttttaaacagtaCTGTACATCAGTGACaattgtgaagcttggctgaggtggtggagtcagagggtgggatatttcccagggaatgccttactcctaaatgatgaactagcactcggctgagccctcaagcgttaacacattgttaatgtagcctcacactctacaaggcagcaccaATGGccggaggggagacagcatggcagagagagacagagacacagctTGTGTGGGAGAGACAGATgggcatttcccctttaagtatacTGTCCCCCTCCAAGTAccttgcctttttaagtagatctgCAAGCAGAGTAGCTGTTGCCAGCAAGCTCTTtctatcctgagccctgtcctgtgtcCCCTGCTCTTGGAgatggcgggggggagagggaagagaaggacaCCCTCAcattagcccccccccccttgcacaggaagcaggaggctcctgggagcagcttgaaggcagtgtggggagggacagctgaactgcccagcaattgatagcctgttGGGTGGCtatgcacagggaacttaggggagctaaTGGAGGGCTGCCAGTCCCCTCTGCTAGTTCCAACTGGCtactctttctgcaagcagtgggcaAAGCAGGCAGCTCCCAAAGCTCCCatacaacattataagggagcattgcacaactttaagtgagcatgttctctaattgatcagcaacataacttaactgggatgactttaaatgaggagttactataAAGGGGACGATTTTTGGGATGGCAATAAGATAGTTTCCAGTGGTTCTGCCCGGCCACACTGCAACACATCTGATACTTGCTTTCTGTGATGATACACTTCATGATTACACTATGCAGATAGTAATGCACTTCTGAAGGTTTAATAGTCAAAAGTTGCAGTTGCTTGTGTAAGTTAATCTTTTATACATTGAACTTAGATTCTTAATTATCTGtctgaaaaaaatcataaatttgcCCCTTGAAATAGCTACAATTTTAGTCTGCGCAGATATTATGGCCCCCTGAACCATGTTTAAAGGTGACTTGTATATCTGGACAGTAGCATCTGACTTGAAATTACATGCCCTGAAGTTTGATTTTTCAAACGGTGATTATTGGGACAGTATTATTGTTCATGCTCACAAGGGGCAGAACATTAGCTAGAAAGCCAAGTAGTAGTATTGCAATTATGGTACATTAAACGACATCTTCAGAAACAGTGTTTACTGCAAAAATGTTATCTTTAGCTGGTCATATATAATAAATGAAGGTAATCAGATatctgtccaaaaaaaaaaagcttgtcaATATAATCCAAATGGAGTACATTAGTTTAAATTGAAACCTtgcaaaaatacatatttttaagtgAAATTTTCTGACTTTCCATTATGCCTGAGACCTATGTAGCTGTTTCATTTACCAACTAATATGTAGAAATATAGTTTTTAAATCTGTCACAGGGGggttttcatttcatttaaaaaaaaaaaaaggtaaaacttTAGCTTTCCATAGAAATCAATATGTAGGGTGTTGTATAAAATTTAAGATTTCATACTATGTACTCATCTTTCCAGTAGCATGTGTAGAATTTCCAGTGGCACAGATTTATCAGTATTGGACAGTAGTACTGACCTAAGGTTGGTgggactcaagtcagctgaccaaGCCCAGAGTTCCTTAACACTGAGCTTCTACATTGTATTTAAACCCTACATTCAGACTTTCCTAACTCGTGCTCAAACCTAGGGCTCAGGCATACACACTGCAGTGTGCAGACCTAACTCAAAAGTAACCATATCCCAGAGTCCCTAATGCTCCCCCCTGAAATGTGGCCAGTCTAGCCCTAGGTCTGTGACACAGTGTGGGACATCTTTAGTGCCCACTCGGCCCCTTTAGCAGGAAGCCTCTTACTCTGCAAGAGGCTTGATCAGCTCGCTTTCCACTGCAAATCCAGGAGATTTTGATAGTGTATTTGCAGAATGGTTTAACGCTGACCTGAGATTTTGTGATCTGCAaaaggggtggtgggggcagcttcccttttcaatagagtggattgcagattgttgAAGGTAAGAGGGCTCAGGAAGTTGTTGCATGGAACTGTGGGATACTTCCAACTGATTCTTGGGATCTCTGTGAAGCAGAGCTGCAGCTACATTTCAGAGCAATAGGGTTTGGATCCTGGGCTTGACTCGAACTaggaccctccagccctgccagggTCTTGGTCCTGGCTTAACACAATTTGCAGCGGAGACACCAGGGCATTAGCCTTGAGCCCAGGCTCTAACACAGGCTTACATTGAAGTGTAGACACCCTAAATGTTCAACAATTAGGGGCAAGATTCCTTTATAAACTTCACGGTGCATTCAAGATGCTAGATGGTCTTTTTCTGAATGACCAAATTTTAGGTTAGTGTTTTTCCAATCTTATTTTTCATAATGTCTGCATCTTGTACTTTGACCAAGCATTTTTCTGCAAAGAAAAGAACATATTTACCATTTATACCATTTAATCCCTGTTCACTTTAGGCTGCCAAACTGGTAGCTGTATGTGAGTTTACTGGCTGAAGCCCTACTTGAGTGAGAAAATACTGTCAGGGTTTGAGTACAGTTTGCCAACATAACCACTTTGCATCTCTGATTAGTGTTTATGGAAACTATATTAAAACTTTGTGAAAACATAAAACACTGGTGTGAAGAGGACCTTAAATAATGAAATTACAGAAAATGTGTGAAATTTAAACTATACATCACCCTGACCTTGGGGCTTTTCAGAAAATTGCATATGTAAGCAACCCCCTATCGACACAGACATGAACAAGACCTAAAATCAGGTATGTTTCACTAGCATTTAATTATAAAACATAGCCATACAGGAGTAATATTACTAACTTgagatgtggtggtggggggattcATAAGTTTcacatgttttttaaaagtaaaaatggaGAACATAGCCAACTAGCTACCACTGATCTGCTATTTTACACTAGATTATAACAGATTTGCTCTTTTAAACTGTCTTATGTGAGACATggtggtgaggtaataacttttgtTGGGCtgtcttctgttggtgagagagacaagcttttgagtttacacagagctcttcaggtaaAAAGCAGTTCTGTAaggttgaaagcttgtctctctctccagcagaAGGTGAATAAAAgacattgcctcacccaccttgtctctctgatatcctgggactgacatgactacaacaacactggCTTTTGTGACATTTTTCTAGTAGTTTTAAGTACTTTTTTTGCAAGGTTAGCGAGAAGtggctttttgctgtttcaagcTGAAAGTTGGGGAGTCCCCACTTTATTCATGGTAGTAAAGCTGTGGACCCAGTAATCAAGTGAGATGTGatttatttcaatggaaataGCATGTGCTTGCCTCCCAGCATGATCCCCCTGAAGTGTATTCACTGACAAACTGCCCAAAATGAAGTGAGATTATGTAAATTGTGCAAAATCCAGGATTAGAAATAAATGGGAACATTTTTCACAATGAACGCTGTCAATGGTTCCTACTTTTATTTCAAGTCACTTTATGCCAAATGTTGGTTCAGTGGTGTTCTGGTCACTCCTGAAGTATACCATTCCTTTTTGGAAAATTGATGGTTACCTTGGTCTGTGTACTTCTATTTGGAAATGTTTGAGACCT
Encoded proteins:
- the LOC123377261 gene encoding uncharacterized protein LOC123377261; its protein translation is MATLAARAPELPAPEMLCGSDCRQTGGYALGSAGTGAGPEGADALAELRASPTIDSAASGRSPLKLSTATTCRRRWGRVGRGGRWPVRPWPRSLRKARPAEEKLGSRPPAHGRASGARLPGLRPRAPWAQDALGLSAILSLWRVTRPRWRQEDSPWSTQPSSQSVPASSISSLAAIFPRQPQLALTDGPPSALPEEARPRSTPPPACGLQARPCLAGPWSGAPGQLQTGQAALPLWRPGQLCTQAPCITRSP